GTGAGTGAGTTCCTCGAAGATAGTAGTGGCGTAGAAGACTTTTGTGACATAGTAGTGGGGACAGTAACCAACCGACAGGTTGCATTAgggattttttaaataaattatacaaaaaatagGAAGAGGAAAGAGGATAACGTACCTGGAGGAAAGAAGGAGGGAGCTCTGGCAACAGAGAGAGTAGCAGCAACGGCAATGGCAGAAGCGACGAAAACAGTAGTGACAGATGAGTGGATGACGAAGGTGGTTTGGGGGAGAGAGATGCAGAGAGAAAGAGTGGATCTTTTAAAATGAGAGGAGAGGGCTTGTGATTTTAATTTAGGGTAAATTTATTGTCAGATTTATCGATTCCTCCAAATATTACTAGCGAATTTACCTTTAAAAAATTGAATCTGACAGTAATTTTTTTTCCGACGAATTTATTGCCAAATCCATTGATAAATCTGACGGtattcaatatttttcttatagtgacctatatgtatttttaataatattagtataattaaataatattaaaaaaatataaatggtTGAAATAAAAGAAACGATATATAACGACAAAAGTACCATAtaactaataaatataattacacaaaaagtgaaaaaaaattaacgaATACAATCACACAATCACCTAATAAATATGTTTagtaaactaaaaaataaaaataaaaattatgttcATTAACTAAATTCTTTAAATAGTTGtgaaaaaattaacaagagtagaaacactataaaaaattttaaaatgatatttatATTATAACAGTTTTGAAAACCTACCATAATATTCTGATATTGGGGTGTTTTTTGTTGCTGCCGTTAAATGATTTGTCCTTGATGGCGATTTGGGTCATTACAGCAGTTCCAACCCGCCGTACACTACTGCTTCCATTGTGTGGCGATCTCCGATCCTATGCGTTCCTTGACGATCTTCTCCGGTGGCATCTCCTCCTCCGGCGACGATCTCCTCCGATGACGTCTCCTCTAGCTTCTTGCTGTCCTTTTCTGCCAAAATCATCAGTGCCTCCCTTTCGTTCTCCCTTTCCTTCCATTGATGGTacttctctctctatatatatctctttttctttttgggttCGCTTCTCACTCCAAAATTTGTCGTAACGGTGAAAATGTGATGTGAATTTTGATAAGGACAGTGTTTGATGATGGAAACCTAGCGCAGGAGAATAGCTTCATATATGTGAGtgctatttcttcttttttcagcTTCGGTTTGTAAATTATAGCTTAAATCTTTATAGAACTAAATAACTTGAGTTGATAATAATAAGGAAAAactaccatttgtacccataaatTTTGCAAATGCTGACAAAAGTATccatcaaacaagaaaactaacGTTGTATTCATAAAAGATGGGTTTCGTGTGACAATAGTACCCAAACTGTGATTTTTCgttgactttttaataaaattctcaAATTATCTCTTTTATCTTCTACCCCAAATTCCAAATTTCACAACCCTCATTCTTCGTCTTCCACGCAGTCACCCACTCCCAAGCACCCAACTTCGCTTCTGTCCTCATAGTCTCCTTCTGCGAATTGGGTCATGTCCAAGAAGCTCTTTCGGTGTATAGAAACGTCTCTTCTTTGCCTCTTTTGAAGGCTTGCAACGCGCTTTTTCACGCCCTCGTCAACACCCACAGATTTGATTCACTGTGAGAGGTCTATGGGGACATGGTGTCACGTGGATTCTCCCCTACTGTTGTGAGCTACGGAATTTTGATGCAGTGCTGCTGCAGCCAAGCTGATTCTGTTGGTGCACGCAAGCTATTTGATGAAATGCGCCACCGCAAAATTGAACTAACTGTTGTGGTTTACACTATTATGATCCGTGTTCTTTGCAACAAGGGTCGAATGGGAGATGCCGAGGGCGTCTTCCATTTGATGAGGGAATTCGGAGTGGCGCCTAATTTGTACACTTATAAGACTCTCATGGATGGTTATGGCAAGGTAGCTAATGTGATCCTGGTTTTTGAGTTGTATGCTGAAATGCTCTGGCATGGATTGCACCCTAATGTTGTCACATTTACTACTATGATAGATATTCTGTGCAAGGTGGTgaaatttggaattttggtGGCTGGCAGCAGTAGAGAAAGACGAAGGATGAGGGTTGTGAAATTTAGAATTTGGGAAAGAAGATAGAAGGGGTAATTtgggaattttattaaaaattcaacgAAAAATCACGGTTTGGGTACTATTATCACACGGAACCCATCTTTTATGGGTACAATgttagttttcttgtttgatggGTACTTTTGTTAGCGTTCGCAAAattcatgggtacaaatggtagtttttccataataataattactagtCTCTATGTTCCTATCACAAATGCAGTTCAAATTTCTACATTAATTATTACTCTTTCTTTGCTATATCATGTAATTTAAGGGCTGGTGGAGTGGAGGATTTGGATATGGACTGTGAATTGGGATCTTAGATCAGAAGTAACTTAATTACTTGCAGAAGCTCAATACCAGCTGGTGAAATCCAACTTGATGCTAACAGTAGTATTAATTTGAACCTAGATTTCAATAGGTATTTTTATTTACtcctttttattgttttctccATTTGTTCACTGCTTATTATCAgagattttctttatttagtcTTTTTCTTTAAGTTGTTGCTTATTAAGATAGAATAAGATTTGATGGTTGTTACTATTGTTGTCATATATTGATTTCTAATATTGATTGTTGTGTTTAAAATTTCAAATGCTAAGATTTCTAATAAGATTTCTAATATTGATTTCTAATAAGATTTGATGGTTGTTACTTTTAAGTCTTTTCGCCGTTCCTTATAAAGATTGAAAGTTTAGATATGaactattaataattatgtGTTGATAATGTCCAGTTAATTGATTATACGACCAAGTCAATCTTATCTTCTTAGTCATGTTGTTGAACTGTTATAAATTTCTGTTTTACCCTTATGACAATGTAACATCAGCATTCTAGTGTTCACTGGTGGTTAATCAAAGGTAGGGGTGTAAGTTATCGAATCGGACCGAAAATTATCGCAGAACTGAGCCGAATTTTACAACAACCAAATgaaaaaccgaaaaaaccgattttttgattttttcgaaCTAAACCgatcggttcggttcggtttttgGTTGCCTTGGCTGAAATcaaaccgaaccgaaccaaaccaaagATGAGGTTCAATATCGTGTGTTTTTACTAAGTTGCCCTTTAACCTAGGTATAAAAGGCAAGGGCCAATCAGCCACAAGCCCACAACGGCACAACCCTagctttcttcttctcctttcacGCGAACCCTAAACCCAGTCACCCACAAAACACTTCTATCTCCCGTTCTTCCACGGTTCCACCTCTGACCTCCATGCTTGAGAGAAGGAGAGCCTGAGGGAGCCGGAGAGTGCTGTCTGCCGTCAAGGAAGTCGCCTATCGTCGCTCGAAGTCGTTCATTCATCGCCGTCGCAGGGTCGCCATTGCAACAAAGCCAAAGCCGAGCAGCAATCCCATCCAGTCTGTCGTCGAGCAGCAATCCATTTGCCGAGCAGCAGTCTGTCGTCGGGCAGCAATCTAGTGGCCGAGCAAGTCGCCAGTGGCCGAGCAGTCCAACTCGAGCAGCACTCCAGTCATCGAGCCCTCTCCTGCAAAAAGCAACTGAACAATGTCTTCTTCGGAGGTTAGAATTTGTCCttggttataatttttttacaataattAATGTATATATTGTCAACAAATTCAccatatattttttcaaaatctcaaaatatgtttttcttttaattg
The genomic region above belongs to Arachis stenosperma cultivar V10309 chromosome 5, arast.V10309.gnm1.PFL2, whole genome shotgun sequence and contains:
- the LOC130980440 gene encoding pentatricopeptide repeat-containing protein At5g61400-like — its product is MVSRGFSPTVVSYGILMQCCCSQADSVGARKLFDEMRHRKIELTVVVYTIMIRVLCNKGRMGDAEGVFHLMREFGVAPNLYTYKTLMDGYGKVANVILVFELYAEMLWHGLHPNVVTFTTMIDILCKVVKFGILVAGSSRERRRMRESLREPESAVCRQGSRLSSLEVVHSSPSQGRHCNKAKAEQQSHPVCRRAAIHLPSSSLSSGSNLVAEQVASGRAVQLEQHSSHRALSCKKQLNNVFFGEISPTGEDYDESGVDSD